The following are encoded in a window of Tessaracoccus flavescens genomic DNA:
- a CDS encoding M23 family metallopeptidase: MKLRALGSVLSALVACGLVSMVVTDPLTTVEAVPEGSPSPTSTAPVAPVARNVDLPRDATYVTEYDPLSAATPEVAGQSEVPVPLPTAPKTITKEKVKPIGKANPDALLTRPVNGRTSSEFGMRFHPVLKVWKLHTGLDWGVPCGTPVGAAAAGTVVRTGWAGGNGIQVKIDHGMLAGHRVVTTYNHLSSIGVSVGQKVQPLDGIGRVGSTGYSTGCHMHFEVIADGQFTDPEPWLNGDPVVVDLSKMAYAVPSNSPTSSPSPSPSPIQSPSPSTPPSPSSSPTPSPSATPKPTPSAAPTPTPTPKPSPTSKPTPSATPTPTPTPKPRPTPSATPTPKPSPTPTPTVTTPTPEPTKTSAAPEPTTQPSPPATTAAAPEATATA, from the coding sequence ATGAAGCTGCGCGCGCTCGGCTCCGTGCTGTCGGCGCTCGTTGCCTGCGGTCTGGTCAGTATGGTCGTGACCGATCCGCTGACCACCGTCGAGGCGGTTCCGGAGGGCTCTCCCTCGCCGACCTCGACCGCCCCGGTCGCGCCGGTCGCCCGCAACGTCGACCTGCCGCGCGACGCCACCTACGTCACCGAGTACGACCCGCTCAGCGCCGCCACCCCCGAGGTGGCTGGCCAGAGCGAGGTCCCCGTGCCCCTCCCGACGGCCCCGAAGACGATCACCAAGGAGAAGGTCAAGCCGATCGGCAAGGCCAACCCCGACGCGCTGCTCACCCGTCCCGTGAACGGACGCACCAGCTCCGAGTTCGGCATGCGTTTCCACCCGGTGCTCAAGGTGTGGAAGCTCCACACCGGCCTGGACTGGGGAGTTCCGTGTGGCACCCCGGTCGGCGCCGCGGCAGCCGGCACCGTCGTGCGCACCGGCTGGGCCGGCGGCAACGGCATCCAGGTCAAGATCGACCACGGCATGCTCGCCGGCCACCGTGTGGTCACCACCTACAACCACCTGTCGTCCATCGGCGTGAGCGTCGGGCAGAAGGTCCAGCCCCTCGACGGCATCGGCCGCGTCGGCAGCACCGGATACTCCACCGGGTGCCACATGCACTTCGAGGTGATCGCCGATGGCCAGTTCACCGACCCCGAGCCGTGGCTCAACGGCGACCCGGTCGTCGTCGACCTGAGCAAGATGGCCTACGCGGTGCCTTCGAACAGCCCGACGTCGTCCCCGAGTCCGTCCCCGTCGCCGATCCAGAGTCCCTCTCCGTCTACGCCGCCGTCTCCATCGTCGAGCCCGACACCGTCGCCGAGCGCGACGCCCAAGCCGACGCCGAGCGCGGCACCCACGCCCACACCCACGCCGAAGCCGAGCCCGACGTCCAAGCCGACGCCGAGCGCGACACCCACACCCACACCCACGCCGAAGCCGAGGCCGACGCCGAGCGCGACACCCACGCCGAAGCCGAGCCCGACGCCCACGCCAACCGTGACGACTCCCACTCCGGAGCCGACCAAGACCTCGGCCGCACCCGAGCCGACGACGCAGCCCTCACCGCCGGCGACCACGGCCGCTGCGCCCGAGGCGACCGCGACCGCCTGA
- a CDS encoding SIMPL domain-containing protein, with protein sequence MNISVVGTRSVTLPAECVVVTLTVGFMGPDRDKVVADTAEVAEQVRAKLDEVTADDGGSDAKLTSLRTWTTIPYDDQGQPNTPQHVAQVRGSVRISDLSRVGPFLGELATKEGAQVGHLDWRLFDETLARLQPEVLAGAFGDALERAEWIAGAAGRANPVVESIEDNGTPSFAMARGKSAFMADSAPSFDLDPEDVEVSATLSVKFSTD encoded by the coding sequence ATGAACATCTCCGTGGTCGGCACCAGGTCCGTGACCCTGCCAGCAGAGTGCGTTGTCGTCACCCTCACCGTCGGGTTCATGGGGCCCGACCGTGACAAGGTCGTGGCCGACACCGCCGAGGTGGCCGAGCAGGTGCGCGCGAAGCTCGACGAGGTGACCGCCGATGACGGCGGGAGCGATGCGAAGCTCACCAGCCTGCGCACGTGGACGACGATTCCGTACGACGATCAGGGCCAGCCGAACACCCCGCAGCACGTGGCGCAGGTCCGCGGCTCGGTACGGATCAGCGACCTCTCCCGCGTCGGACCCTTCCTCGGCGAACTCGCCACCAAGGAGGGCGCGCAGGTGGGCCACCTCGACTGGCGACTCTTCGACGAGACCCTCGCCCGGCTGCAGCCCGAGGTACTCGCCGGGGCGTTCGGCGACGCACTCGAGCGTGCCGAGTGGATCGCAGGCGCGGCTGGACGGGCCAACCCGGTCGTGGAGTCCATCGAGGACAACGGGACCCCCTCCTTCGCCATGGCCCGCGGGAAGTCGGCGTTCATGGCAGACAGCGCGCCTAGTTTTGACCTGGATCCGGAAGACGTCGAGGTGTCCGCCACTCTGAGCGTGAAGTTCTCGACGGACTGA
- a CDS encoding DUF721 domain-containing protein gives MTETPHDPTGLELASEIARAAVEASEYGFVLPEPAPMKKQPKRRVRVTEQQRSSAHPDERDPQLVGAVLDAVVSQQGWKRRIGLSTVLRRWPDLVGESNAEHSKPVHYEDGLLIVDCDSTAWAQAMRYTASKLVARLNKALGEQTVLRVQFRGPQAPSWRKGPRSVQGRGPRDTYG, from the coding sequence ATGACCGAAACCCCGCACGATCCGACCGGGCTCGAGCTCGCGTCCGAGATCGCGCGGGCCGCCGTCGAGGCCTCGGAGTACGGGTTCGTGCTCCCCGAACCGGCCCCGATGAAAAAGCAGCCGAAGCGGCGGGTGAGGGTGACCGAGCAGCAGCGCTCGAGCGCTCACCCTGACGAACGCGACCCGCAGCTGGTCGGCGCCGTGCTCGACGCCGTCGTCTCGCAGCAGGGCTGGAAGCGGAGGATCGGCCTGTCGACGGTGCTGCGCCGCTGGCCCGATCTGGTGGGGGAGTCCAACGCCGAACACTCCAAGCCCGTGCACTACGAGGACGGTCTGCTGATCGTCGACTGCGACTCGACGGCGTGGGCCCAGGCGATGCGCTACACGGCGTCGAAGTTGGTGGCGCGCCTGAACAAGGCGCTCGGCGAGCAGACCGTGCTTCGCGTCCAGTTCCGCGGGCCGCAGGCCCCGAGTTGGCGCAAGGGCCCGCGCTCGGTCCAGGGCCGCGGCCCACGCGACACCTACGGCTGA
- the recF gene encoding DNA replication/repair protein RecF (All proteins in this family for which functions are known are DNA-binding proteins that assist the filamentation of RecA onto DNA for the initiation of recombination or recombinational repair.) produces the protein MFVTELALTDFRNYQQAALELTSGVTVFVGQNGQGKTNLVEAVEYLSTMTSHRVAATAPLIRAGADSAIVRAKVQASADDPRVISLELEIANGRSNVARLNRAPLGRPRDLIGALRTVVFSPVDLAIVRGDPSDRRGWLDSLVVTRWPRMAGVRQDLDRVLKQRNALLKSMSGRSHTPSGGDEEVTLAVWNDQLAAIGAELLHARLDTLADVLPHAQQAYETIAPVNNQVSASYKTILDLDDVSSAPDVRAELANRLLSAMERLRRDELQRGVTLVGPQRDDIELTIGELPAKGYASHGESWSLALALRLGGFTLVRDDGTEPVLVLDDVFAELDASRRERLASAIADAEQVLITAAVGADVPDFPSERRFRVEAGTVELAE, from the coding sequence CTGTTCGTCACCGAGCTGGCGCTCACCGACTTCCGCAACTACCAGCAGGCGGCGCTGGAACTCACCTCCGGGGTGACGGTGTTCGTCGGGCAGAACGGCCAGGGCAAGACCAACCTCGTCGAGGCCGTCGAGTACCTGTCGACCATGACGTCGCACCGGGTCGCGGCCACCGCGCCGCTGATCCGGGCAGGGGCCGACTCGGCGATCGTGCGCGCGAAGGTGCAGGCCTCCGCCGACGATCCGCGGGTGATCTCGCTTGAGCTGGAGATCGCGAACGGTCGCTCGAACGTCGCCCGGCTGAACCGTGCACCCCTTGGTCGGCCGCGCGACCTGATCGGCGCGCTGCGCACTGTCGTGTTCTCTCCGGTGGACCTTGCGATCGTGCGCGGAGATCCGTCCGACCGACGCGGCTGGCTCGACTCGCTCGTGGTGACCCGCTGGCCGCGGATGGCCGGTGTGAGGCAGGACCTGGACCGGGTCCTGAAGCAGCGAAACGCTCTGCTCAAGTCGATGTCGGGCCGCTCGCACACACCTTCTGGTGGTGACGAGGAGGTGACGCTGGCCGTCTGGAACGACCAGCTCGCCGCGATCGGGGCCGAGCTGCTGCACGCCCGCCTCGACACGCTCGCCGATGTCCTCCCGCACGCCCAGCAGGCGTACGAGACGATCGCACCGGTCAACAACCAGGTCTCGGCGTCGTACAAGACGATCCTCGACCTGGACGACGTCAGTTCCGCCCCGGACGTGCGGGCGGAGTTGGCGAACCGACTGCTTTCGGCGATGGAGAGGCTGCGGCGGGACGAGCTGCAGCGCGGCGTCACGCTGGTCGGCCCGCAGCGCGATGACATCGAGCTCACCATCGGTGAGCTTCCCGCCAAGGGGTACGCCTCGCACGGTGAGAGTTGGTCGCTCGCCCTGGCGCTGCGGCTGGGTGGGTTCACCCTCGTCCGCGACGACGGGACCGAACCCGTGCTCGTCCTCGATGACGTGTTCGCCGAACTCGACGCCTCGCGTCGCGAGCGCCTCGCCTCCGCCATCGCCGATGCCGAGCAGGTGCTGATCACGGCAGCGGTAGGGGCCGATGTGCCGGACTTTCCGTCCGAGCGGCGGTTCCGCGTCGAGGCTGGGACAGTCGAACTCGCCGAGTGA
- the gnd gene encoding phosphogluconate dehydrogenase (NAD(+)-dependent, decarboxylating): protein MRIGLIGLGKMGGNMRERLRRNGVEVVGLDHNPDISDARDEADLVSQLEGPRVIWLMVPIDVVDPLIRTLKPLLSPGDIIIDGGNSKWTHDAKHAEYLADAGIEFLDVGTSGGVWGLENGYALMVGGPEEAVAIAMPVFEALKPEGEFGFVHAGSHGAGHFAKMVHNGVEYGLMQAYAEGWELLEAAPIVTNVPAIFESWREGTVIRSWLLDLMVRALEADPHLDEIEGYAEDSGEGRWTVNAAVDLAVPVPTIAASLFARFVSRQEDSPAMKMVAAMRNQFGGHAVQVSKD, encoded by the coding sequence ATGCGCATCGGTCTGATCGGTCTGGGGAAGATGGGCGGCAACATGCGCGAGAGGTTGCGGCGCAACGGCGTGGAGGTCGTCGGGCTCGACCACAATCCGGACATCTCCGACGCGCGTGACGAGGCCGACCTGGTCAGCCAACTGGAGGGCCCCCGCGTCATCTGGCTGATGGTGCCGATCGACGTCGTCGACCCGCTGATCCGCACTCTGAAGCCCCTGCTCAGCCCCGGTGACATCATCATCGACGGCGGCAACTCCAAGTGGACCCACGACGCAAAGCACGCCGAGTACCTGGCCGATGCTGGGATCGAGTTCCTCGACGTCGGTACCTCCGGCGGCGTGTGGGGTCTCGAGAACGGCTACGCGCTGATGGTCGGCGGACCTGAAGAGGCCGTCGCCATCGCCATGCCCGTCTTCGAGGCGCTCAAGCCCGAGGGCGAGTTCGGCTTCGTGCACGCCGGGTCCCACGGTGCGGGCCACTTCGCCAAGATGGTGCACAACGGGGTCGAGTACGGCCTGATGCAGGCCTACGCCGAGGGTTGGGAGCTCCTCGAGGCGGCCCCGATCGTGACCAACGTGCCCGCCATCTTCGAGTCGTGGCGCGAGGGCACCGTCATCCGCTCGTGGCTGCTCGACCTGATGGTCCGCGCCCTCGAGGCCGACCCGCACCTCGACGAGATCGAGGGCTACGCCGAGGACTCGGGTGAGGGTCGCTGGACGGTCAACGCCGCCGTCGACCTCGCCGTCCCCGTCCCGACCATCGCGGCCAGCCTCTTCGCACGTTTCGTATCGCGCCAGGAGGACTCGCCCGCCATGAAGATGGTCGCCGCGATGCGCAACCAGTTCGGCGGCCACGCCGTCCAGGTGTCGAAGGACTGA
- the dnaN gene encoding DNA polymerase III subunit beta: MKIRVERDALADGVAWVARSLPNRPTAPILAGMLLETDGDGLTLSSFDSTTSAKVKLPATVSDEGTVLVSGRLLSEIARSLPNKPVEMVSDHSKVELTCGQARFTLQTLPVDEYPTLPDMPTETGQVEASAFEKAVGQVFVAAGRDELLNVFTGIKLEINGESLSLLATDRYRMALKELTWNPNNPDVEANVLIPGKVLADTAKSMTSGETVTVALSTTEAEGEGLAGFVGEGSLGSREATTRLLSQAFPKVRHLMDVQATVSVRVNTSDLLAAVKRVSLVAERNTPLRMRINDDHIALEAATGDQAQASEALEAEIEVVGDEKSITDAGFNPHYLLDALTAVDAPYAHFSFTLPGKPCLIMGLGSIDGDPLTDYRHVIMLMRLPS; encoded by the coding sequence GTGAAGATCCGAGTTGAGCGCGACGCGTTGGCCGACGGCGTGGCCTGGGTGGCCCGCAGCCTCCCCAACCGTCCCACCGCACCGATCCTCGCCGGCATGCTGCTGGAGACAGATGGCGACGGGCTGACGCTCAGCAGCTTCGACTCAACCACATCGGCGAAGGTCAAGCTCCCCGCCACCGTCTCCGACGAGGGCACGGTCCTCGTTTCGGGTCGCCTCCTCTCGGAGATCGCCCGGTCGCTGCCCAACAAGCCCGTCGAGATGGTCTCCGACCACTCGAAGGTCGAGCTGACCTGCGGCCAGGCTCGGTTCACGCTGCAGACCCTCCCCGTCGACGAGTACCCGACGCTGCCCGACATGCCGACCGAGACCGGGCAGGTCGAGGCCTCCGCGTTCGAGAAGGCCGTCGGCCAGGTGTTCGTCGCCGCTGGCCGCGACGAGCTGCTCAACGTCTTCACCGGCATCAAGCTGGAGATCAACGGCGAGTCGCTCTCGCTGCTCGCCACCGACCGCTACCGCATGGCGCTCAAGGAGCTCACCTGGAACCCGAACAACCCCGACGTCGAGGCCAACGTCCTCATCCCCGGCAAGGTGCTCGCTGACACCGCCAAGTCGATGACCTCAGGCGAGACGGTCACCGTCGCGCTCTCCACCACCGAGGCCGAGGGCGAGGGGCTGGCCGGTTTCGTCGGCGAGGGATCGCTCGGCAGCCGTGAGGCGACCACCCGTCTACTCAGCCAGGCGTTCCCGAAGGTGCGCCACCTGATGGACGTCCAGGCGACCGTCTCCGTGCGGGTCAACACCTCCGACCTGCTCGCCGCAGTCAAGCGAGTCTCGCTCGTCGCCGAGCGCAACACCCCGCTGCGGATGCGCATCAACGACGACCACATCGCGCTGGAGGCCGCCACCGGCGACCAGGCGCAGGCCTCCGAGGCGCTCGAGGCCGAGATCGAGGTTGTCGGCGACGAGAAGTCGATCACCGACGCGGGCTTCAACCCGCACTACCTGCTCGACGCGCTGACCGCGGTCGACGCGCCCTACGCGCACTTCTCCTTCACCCTGCCGGGCAAGCCCTGCCTGATCATGGGGCTCGGCAGCATCGACGGCGATCCGCTCACCGACTACCGCCACGTGATCATGTTGATGCGTCTGCCCAGCTGA
- a CDS encoding ABC transporter permease, translating to MLRATLKSLWARKVRLVLSALSIVLGVAFVCGSLMFTDLLRSSFDQIIKGSLADVNVSSEAGGIVGTQPTTPGDLPLLTPAQIDEISAVDGVQKAVGMVSSMQVFPLDKDGDLLSFPGAPGIAMNWHDTPAAGGLTGARIVEGRAPEADDEVVMDPATVERGGYVVGDTVQVSTPVDGIQNLTLVGTGTYGAGSTAGASYLFFTLERIQELVQEGQDGFYAAWVQTTPDADAGKVASAIRDVLPAGFTAETGDELASTIEEQLDVGLGFINIFLLVFAGIALLVATLLILNTFSILVAQRARELALLRAIGAKRSQVRNSVLLEALIIGVLGASLGLAAGYALTWGILVGLRAVGLDLGPVSPSLSWQAVVSSYAIGIVITMIAAYLPARRASRTRPVEALAAAVQSGPEKVGGLPMVGVVLVELGVAGIVCATWLNVPQPLVWFGVSAAMLLIGMVLAAAVIGAPLVWLFGKAFTAMFGEVGKLSQLNAVRQPRRTAATAATLMIGLALVTTVAILASSTTTSLGDRLAENQHGDFLIAPVSLQPFDAKVIDEMRSVDGVSEVYGYFNSAAQVKGQDEPVSIFGTTKDGLEKGTSLDLIAGTLEADGGVLPAVVATDYATEHGLAIGQLLDLTGPKGSVEVLITGVHNWNTAFQTGQVIVPMEAYGQVADTALVNNVVVFAADGADSEAVRDGLQESVSDQPTVTVSDVHEYVQARIDQFGQLFAVIYALLALAVVISVLGIVNTLGLSVMERTREVGLLRAVGMTRRQLRLMVTLESVIVAILGALLGVLLGIVFGCALVSLLGDQGIDTLVVPGWQLAVFVALAALFGVLAAALPARRAARLNVLDSIVTQ from the coding sequence ATGCTGCGCGCAACGCTGAAGTCGCTCTGGGCCCGGAAGGTCCGCCTCGTCCTGAGCGCCCTGTCGATCGTGCTCGGCGTCGCGTTCGTGTGCGGCTCGCTGATGTTCACCGACCTGCTGCGATCCAGCTTCGACCAGATCATCAAGGGATCGCTTGCCGACGTCAACGTCAGCTCCGAGGCTGGCGGGATCGTCGGAACCCAGCCGACCACCCCCGGTGACCTTCCGCTGCTGACGCCGGCGCAGATCGATGAGATCTCCGCCGTCGACGGCGTGCAGAAAGCCGTCGGCATGGTCTCGAGCATGCAGGTCTTCCCGCTCGACAAGGACGGCGACCTGCTTTCCTTCCCCGGCGCGCCCGGCATCGCGATGAACTGGCACGACACCCCGGCCGCAGGTGGCCTCACCGGCGCCCGGATCGTGGAGGGCCGCGCGCCCGAGGCTGACGACGAGGTCGTGATGGACCCGGCGACGGTCGAACGCGGCGGCTACGTCGTCGGAGACACGGTGCAGGTCTCAACCCCTGTCGACGGGATCCAGAACCTCACCCTCGTCGGCACCGGAACCTACGGGGCAGGGTCGACGGCGGGGGCCAGCTATCTGTTCTTCACGCTCGAGCGGATCCAGGAACTCGTCCAGGAGGGGCAGGACGGGTTCTACGCCGCCTGGGTCCAGACCACGCCCGACGCCGACGCAGGCAAGGTCGCGTCCGCGATCCGCGACGTCCTGCCGGCAGGATTCACGGCGGAGACGGGGGACGAGCTGGCCTCCACCATCGAGGAACAGCTCGACGTCGGGCTGGGTTTCATCAACATCTTCCTGCTCGTCTTCGCCGGGATCGCCCTGCTCGTGGCGACGCTACTGATCCTGAACACCTTCTCGATCCTGGTCGCTCAGAGGGCCCGCGAGCTGGCCCTGCTGCGTGCGATCGGGGCCAAGCGCTCGCAGGTGCGCAACTCCGTCCTGCTCGAGGCCCTGATCATCGGCGTCCTCGGAGCGAGCCTCGGGCTGGCAGCAGGCTATGCACTGACGTGGGGGATCCTCGTCGGGCTGCGGGCCGTCGGCCTTGACCTCGGGCCCGTCTCGCCCTCCCTCAGCTGGCAGGCGGTGGTCTCGTCGTACGCGATCGGCATCGTGATCACGATGATCGCCGCCTACCTGCCGGCGCGGCGCGCCTCCCGCACGAGGCCGGTCGAGGCGTTGGCCGCGGCCGTGCAGTCCGGGCCGGAGAAGGTGGGCGGTCTGCCGATGGTCGGTGTCGTCCTCGTCGAGCTCGGCGTCGCGGGCATCGTGTGCGCCACCTGGCTCAATGTGCCGCAGCCGCTCGTCTGGTTCGGGGTGTCGGCCGCGATGCTGCTGATCGGGATGGTGCTGGCCGCTGCCGTGATCGGTGCCCCGCTCGTGTGGCTCTTCGGCAAGGCGTTCACCGCGATGTTCGGCGAGGTGGGAAAGCTCTCGCAACTCAACGCCGTCCGCCAGCCCCGCCGCACGGCGGCGACCGCCGCGACGCTCATGATCGGGCTCGCCCTCGTCACCACCGTCGCGATCCTCGCCTCCAGCACCACGACCTCCCTCGGGGACCGGCTCGCCGAGAACCAGCATGGCGACTTCCTGATCGCCCCCGTCAGCCTCCAGCCGTTCGATGCGAAGGTGATCGACGAGATGCGCTCGGTCGACGGCGTGAGCGAGGTCTACGGCTACTTCAACTCCGCGGCACAGGTCAAGGGCCAGGACGAGCCGGTCAGCATCTTCGGCACCACGAAGGACGGGCTCGAGAAGGGCACCAGCCTCGACCTGATCGCCGGCACCCTCGAGGCCGACGGGGGAGTGCTGCCCGCCGTCGTCGCCACCGACTACGCGACCGAGCACGGCCTGGCCATCGGCCAACTGCTCGACCTGACCGGCCCAAAGGGTTCCGTCGAGGTGCTGATCACCGGGGTGCACAACTGGAACACGGCGTTTCAGACCGGTCAGGTCATCGTGCCGATGGAGGCCTACGGACAGGTCGCCGACACCGCCCTCGTCAACAACGTCGTGGTCTTTGCGGCCGACGGTGCCGACAGCGAGGCGGTCCGCGACGGCCTGCAGGAGAGCGTCTCCGACCAGCCGACGGTCACCGTCTCGGACGTGCACGAGTACGTCCAGGCGCGGATCGACCAGTTTGGCCAACTCTTCGCCGTCATCTACGCGCTTCTGGCGCTCGCCGTCGTCATCTCGGTGCTCGGCATCGTCAACACCCTCGGCCTGTCGGTCATGGAACGCACCCGCGAGGTCGGCCTGCTGCGCGCCGTCGGCATGACCCGCAGGCAGCTTCGCCTGATGGTGACGCTGGAGTCGGTGATCGTCGCGATCCTCGGCGCCCTGCTCGGTGTTCTGCTTGGCATCGTCTTCGGTTGTGCCCTCGTGTCGCTGCTCGGCGACCAGGGGATCGACACCCTTGTCGTGCCTGGCTGGCAGTTGGCCGTCTTCGTCGCCCTCGCCGCCCTCTTCGGCGTGCTGGCCGCCGCGCTGCCCGCCCGCCGGGCGGCCCGGCTCAACGTCCTCGACTCAATCGTGACGCAGTGA
- a CDS encoding glycosyltransferase: MRYHTPVVFSDDPAIAEAASRRGWKVILRDGQLLRFAGLDPKQTVAMPEPSLRIERGSLEGASQPLWNNVLNWLTKHIHRPMPIVEPNGYAMDLALWAGASRGWPFGVWLDHQFPIGSPGAIALLTSAAGFFVPKAEDLDAFTSRWPVAIRELPDTPLVPLPERPAPEALTREDGVTRVLLVGYYSGPAATVGVQRVNYWFEQLAQLSEGRVSVDLVTATEWPDPPERLHVVPDLGAAALTSGTGALESWAVQTLAGYRERAYSPSAHIAGFWTWQLEKYFDARDDHYDVVVLSGNPFAYFDFARYAKRRWYARTVVDYRDPFALNPRASLSDEARADAVDSERGWNMEADVVTTVNEVTRRLVVKAEPDTRIVVIPNGFDERSTVAPGTTGRPSSDGVRLGHAGQVFAQTPIDPLLRSLQGRDIELHHLGLPIAQTHGARVVNHGRVDRDTVLSTLAGLDAGVAYVTESGIETPTKVFDYLLAGLDLILLHHGTVEDSALHPMLDGVEGVYWVHDDEESIGRFLDGYTPQRHDDPDRARRFSRESSSRILLDLITELGDHSFRR; encoded by the coding sequence ATGAGGTACCACACCCCCGTCGTCTTCTCCGACGACCCGGCCATCGCCGAAGCAGCGAGCCGCCGCGGCTGGAAGGTGATCCTGCGCGACGGGCAGCTGCTGCGCTTCGCCGGGCTCGATCCCAAGCAGACCGTCGCCATGCCGGAGCCCAGCCTGCGCATCGAGCGAGGCTCCCTCGAGGGGGCGAGCCAGCCGTTGTGGAACAACGTGCTGAACTGGCTGACCAAGCACATCCACCGTCCGATGCCCATCGTCGAGCCCAACGGCTACGCCATGGACCTCGCTCTGTGGGCAGGCGCCTCGCGCGGCTGGCCGTTCGGCGTCTGGCTCGATCACCAGTTCCCGATCGGGAGCCCAGGCGCCATTGCGCTGCTGACCTCCGCTGCTGGCTTCTTCGTGCCGAAGGCCGAGGACCTGGACGCGTTCACCTCGCGGTGGCCCGTCGCGATCCGCGAGCTTCCCGACACACCTCTCGTGCCGCTTCCCGAGCGCCCGGCACCGGAGGCGCTGACCCGTGAGGACGGCGTCACCCGGGTGCTGCTCGTCGGCTACTACTCGGGTCCGGCCGCCACAGTAGGCGTGCAGCGGGTCAACTACTGGTTCGAACAGCTCGCCCAGCTCTCCGAAGGCAGGGTCAGCGTCGACCTGGTCACAGCCACCGAATGGCCCGACCCGCCGGAGCGGCTGCACGTCGTGCCGGACCTCGGCGCTGCCGCCCTCACCTCCGGCACCGGCGCCCTCGAGTCGTGGGCCGTGCAGACCCTCGCGGGCTACCGCGAACGCGCCTACTCACCGTCGGCGCACATCGCAGGCTTCTGGACCTGGCAGCTCGAGAAGTACTTCGACGCCCGCGACGATCACTACGACGTCGTCGTGCTCAGCGGCAATCCGTTCGCCTACTTCGACTTCGCCCGCTACGCCAAGCGGCGCTGGTATGCGCGCACCGTCGTCGACTACCGCGACCCGTTCGCGCTCAATCCGCGGGCCAGCCTCTCCGACGAGGCCCGCGCCGACGCCGTCGACTCCGAGCGGGGCTGGAACATGGAGGCCGACGTCGTCACCACCGTCAACGAGGTGACGCGACGGCTCGTCGTCAAGGCCGAGCCGGACACCCGCATCGTCGTGATCCCCAACGGCTTCGACGAGCGCTCAACGGTCGCGCCGGGGACGACCGGTCGTCCCTCCTCCGACGGCGTGAGGCTCGGTCACGCCGGCCAGGTCTTCGCGCAGACGCCGATCGACCCGCTCCTGCGCTCCCTACAGGGTCGCGACATCGAGCTGCACCACCTCGGCCTCCCGATCGCGCAGACCCACGGGGCGCGGGTCGTCAACCATGGCCGGGTCGACCGCGACACGGTGCTCAGCACGCTCGCGGGACTCGACGCCGGAGTCGCCTACGTCACCGAGAGCGGCATCGAGACCCCGACGAAGGTGTTCGACTACCTCCTCGCCGGCCTCGACCTGATCCTGCTGCACCACGGCACCGTCGAGGACTCGGCGTTGCATCCGATGCTCGACGGGGTCGAGGGCGTGTACTGGGTGCACGACGACGAGGAGTCCATCGGCAGGTTCCTGGACGGGTACACGCCGCAGCGTCACGACGACCCCGACCGGGCACGCCGCTTCTCCCGCGAGTCGAGCAGCCGGATCCTGCTCGACCTGATCACCGAACTGGGCGACCACAGCTTCCGGCGCTGA